TCTTGAAATAACAAGAttttatgtcgttataacgacttaaaatctcgttatttcaagatattaaatcgttataacgacataaaatctcgttatttcaagatattaagtcgttataatgACATAATAtatcgttatttcaagatattaaatcgttataacgacataaaatctcgttatttcaagatattatgtcgttataacgacttaagtttaaataacgagatattatgtcgttataacgacttatgttCAAACAACGATATATTATGTcattataacgacttaatatcttgaaataacgagattttatgtcgttataacgatttaatatcttgaaataacgagatattatgtcgtaaTAATGAGATAAGTTTTCGTTTTTTATTCCTCCccaccaagtttttttttttttttttcaccatgcggttcagggcttccgtagtgcaataaattaatttttgcgaattttaagcagcgacatgatattgacaaccaacgattgtcaacttacaaaatttttcacagtcgatcaaaataggcaagtattgttttaatggcatatttacttgtgaatgtccactgaatgtccaatgtcgtgtgattaacaagactattgaatacggatgtccaaatgtgcgaatataaaaccaactttacccaagtaggGACTGCTCATTCATTTACTTAGCCTCATGTTATTACAAATTTTATTGAAAAAACTGATAGCCAACTTCAACATGGTGTAAATCGAATCTATCGATATTTGCACTAAATGGCATCTATTGCGCATCTATGCAGAATTTAAAGACCTCCAGAAATTGAAGCAAAGGCAGCACACGATTATAATAAAcagcccaggtgaaaaaatactatagtaatgtGTACTAATTACTATAGTGTTTTTTGCTTAGTTATCAATATAATGTGATAAACATACCAGAATACCCCAGGTGTATTTCTTGTTGTAATGTTTTTCTAATGTTGTtctaattgttttgtttttgatttgaaaaagtattgcaatgcatcaatatatacaaacccgattccaaaaaagttgggacattatacaaattgtgaataaaaaaggaatgaaaTAATTTACACATCTCATGagcttatattttattcacaatacaatattgataacatatcaaatgttgaaagtgagacattttgaaatgtaatgccaaatattggctcattttggatttcatgagagctacacattccaaaaaagttgggatagATAGCAATAATGCCTCGTTTCCACTGAGCGGTACGGTTCAGTTCGGTACGGTTCGATCAGGCTTGCGTTTCCACGGCCAACAGTACCCTTACTTGATAGGCGTGGTGTAGCCGGAAAGTAGTGATCGACGTCATTCTCGTGCAAAGAAGAAAACGACAtagtaaacaacaatggagggcATACAGCAGATCTTGTTCTTGCTTCTCGGCTTGAGGCTGTTTGTCACAAGAAGAAGACGAGCTTTGCTTGCTGCATACCAACATTCGGCGTTTCAGAATACCAAGTACGCAAAGTTCAGACGCCCATGCAGCAGCACCTACCAGCAAGTGGAGGAGAAAACCCGCgtaatttaaaaactattttattgtgtcatgaaatgtagttttaaaagcttttcaggcgagaatgtagttgtgaAAACAACAAATCTGTGGTTTATTTATAAAGATAGtgcctatttgaaaatttaatCTGACAttgtcggagttgtgagatccaggcgatcaccgggCGCTCGGTGCTCATGtacccagccgagagcagcTTTACCTCGGCTAGTCCTTCTGACATTCGCCGCTGGCTCTGATGTCTCTGTAGTGGTTAAAAACAAGATATATTTCATCTTGTGTTTaatgggcaatctttggtctcatTCATTTATAATGTGTTCCCGGGCAAATAATTTTGGCTGAGGGCAAAATTaagttttataactttatatatttatttaactttaccgTTGTAGTGCGCAGTGCGTTTGACTGAATTATTtgcttgtctttatttcttattgtatagcTTCTCATATTTTATGCTTTTATAATGGTTATTATTGATAATTAAACATCACAATGTacataaatacaaatactttttgcCTCTTCTGTTACACATAGGTGTACATCAAATTGTCTGGCAATGAATAGAGTAGGCTTTTTCAGAATCACTGTATCATGATACCATCGATATAATGGACAAAACTGTATTATGAGTACATTGTAGTTGCGAGTACACCAGAGTCCTACTAAATGCCGCAAAGTGTCCTCCTTTTTGGTGTTATGGAAATGGCCACCCTATGAGACAATCAtgggagaatcgtgatctctgtttgaaacaaaaaaaaatcatgttactCAATTCaaccagaatcgtgcagctctactgATTTATATGTGACATCTTGATGTTACAAGTATGGAAATGAGATTcaaattacttaaaaaactttttttttttctttcattttagaCCTGATTAAAGAAAACGAGGAGAGCGAAGAACTAAAtgaagtggaggagaaacatCATGTCAAAACTGAAGAAAAATCTTCAAGTTTCTCACAGACTGAAAGAAAATTTGTACCGAGAAGAAGAGCCAAGAAAAATTTCAtttgccctcagtgtggaaaaagaTTCCCAAACAAACCAAATCTTAGAcgtcacatgagagttcatagtGGCGAGAGGCCgtacacatgtgatcagtgtgggagcACTTTTACTGCAGCTCACGTATTGAAGCAGCAccagaggatccacactggagaaaaaccttacaagtgttcattctgtgacaagagattcagtcggtCATCACATTTGAAAAGACATGAGAGGATACACTGCAGAAAGAAGCCGCACACGTGTGAACAGTGCAGGAATAATTTTGCACAAGCAAACGGTCTTAAACTATATACGTGCCCTCACTCTGAAGAAAGACCATTTAAGTGTGATCAGTGCagtaaaacattttatagaGCAGAACACCTGAAGATCCACATGAAAGTCCATTCAAAGGAGAAGCCTCACATGTGCTctctgtgtggaaagagtttttcacagccggaatattttaaaatgcaccaGAAAAGACACAGCGTTGTGAAGGATTATATGTGTTTTGATTGTGGGAAGACCTTTATTACATCTTCTATATTGAAACAGCACCAGAGgatccacaccggagagaaaccttataagtgttcacactgtgacaagagattcactTTGTCCGGACATCTGAAATCACATAAGAGGGTCCACAGTGGAGAGAAGCCGCACAcgtgtgatcaatgtgggaaaAGTTTTCAAGGAAAAGGAACGCTTAAGACACACATGAAAATCCACTctggagagaagccgcacacatgtgatcaatgtgggaagagcttcACATATGCATACACTCTTAAATTGCATCTGCGTTCTCACTCTGGAGAGAGACCGTTTAACTGTGATCAGTGCGGTAAATCATTCGTTTCATCATCAACCCTGAAGATCCACCTGAGTGTCCATACGAAGGAAAAGCCTCACGTGTGCTctttgtgtggaaagagttttgctCATATGAGTGGTTTAAAAGTACACCAGAAAATTCACAGCGGAGTGAAGGATCAGATGTGCTTTGATTGTGGGAAGACCTTTACTACATCTTCCGGATTGAAACggcaccagagaattcacactggagagaaaccttacaagtgttcatacTGCGAGAAGAGCTTCAATCGGTCAGGAACTCTGAAAAGACATGAGATggtccacactggagaaaaacctcacaagtgttcacactgtgaaaAGAGCTTCAGTCTGCCAGAATATCTGAAAAAACATGAgcggatccacactggagaagaAACTTACAAGTGtccacactgtgacaagagctTCAGGCGATCAGGAAACCTAAGAAGACACGAGAGGACTCACGCTGGAGAAACGTCACACacgtgatcagtgtgggaagaggtTTTCTCATTCAGGTTCTCTACTGCGACAAACTAAAAACAGATGTGGTGTAGTGTTGGCGAACATTAGCCGCATTTCCACTGTCATGCCTAAAGCGGGCGTGCTAGTGCGTGCCAGggccagtcgcgtttccactgtcacttctgGGGCTTGATCGTGCCTCACCGGGGCTTTCTCGGGGCCAACGGCCCAGGTTTTTCGGCCCGCTGAATACCTTGGTCCAAAGCGGGCCAGCTCGGGCTTGAGGGAGTGGTTACGAACAAAGGCAGAGTTTATCTGTGTGTGGAGACGGAGGCGCCATGGATGATTACATGTAGGTTACCAGCTAACATCAGCATTAAggacttttaaaatcattttagctcaaaactcactttcagACAGCAGCAAGTGTTTGAAATAACTTCTTTTTGTGATCCGATGTGGATTCTGATCACCAAGACTATGCTATTACCATAGTAAACATGGTAAATATATTTACGATGGCTTGAAGAAATCAGACATATATACTATCATGCAACGCTATTTATTTTATCTGTTAGCACGTCTCGTCTCTCAACGGACTGATATCCATATTTAGCTCTGCATATGTGGCTACCATggtgggcgagagccgtgagggaatggTGCGAGGCAGGTGGCGCGAGAGTTAATGAGCTCCACCTGGGAGgtgcaccggccttgagtctatcacagaggagctccggaagcataaaaggaggagcgacgccagtgaaggacgagagaggaccaggcctggatattattttatgttttattatgtttgtgtggctggcagacgtccgcgagggtctgtcggcattttactttcgttttgttctttgtttatttttatattaaagtttatttgaatgttcgccggttcccgcctccttcttcccatactCATGAaccgtgttacattggtgccgaaacccgggaggaaggagggacatgctgtcggagagccctcgctgctgagggggatcgcggtgccgcggagttcgggcagcacgggagtgaagaccgcgagagcctgcccgaggcggtggtactggagccttgtgaaagatGGGatggagacccggatgccgtgctcctgggacgaggtggggagGCTGCTgtccaggagggagcggaggagtcgccaccgtccgccgtgggccggagcctgctgccatcCGCCATgtaggggaggagcaggggacgggggaggagctgccggctgccctccgCAGGAGGAGTCAttgccggccgccaggaggcggtcgaggatcgggccgtccactgagcgtccagtgccatcgcatgGCACCGCAaggaagagcctctcggcaggctgaggaccgagcggttGTGTGTGGGAACcggacccagaatttttttcttctttttcctctctcgtcctgtcgctccccttgcttccgtctcctttctctcatctcgtctgtccttacccccaggtgctgcggctgccgagacaggccccggggggagtagagcgcagtctcgggagttccccccggcctgcgaggggcgatgggggtatgtgacgaccagggcgagagccgtgagggaatggcgcgaggccggtggcgcaaGAGTTAATGAGCTCCACCTGGGTGGCGCACCGCCCTTGAGTTTtctaaaaggaggagcgacgccaatgaaggacgagagatgACCatgcctggatattattttatgttttataatgtttgtgtggccggcagatgtCCGTGAGGGgctttactttcgttttgttctttgttcatttttatattaaagtttatttgaaaagtTCGCCGGTTCCCGTCTCCTCCTTCCCATACTCACGAACCGTGTTAGGGcatatttcataaaataaagCAACTCCATGTTTTCAGGATTCCTCTTTTTCTCTGTCACTGGAGAAAGTGTTAAAGCTCCCCAGGTCGTAATTTTGGTGGAAAATTTGTAGAAATTATTATTCTTTGTAAATGTGACATAAACATTCTGTCCTATGACTGAACAGAAACAGACGCAAATAAGTGTGTGTCCTTTCTTTTgtgaaataacagtaaatacCACTTTATTTCTGTGACTAATATTTAATCTTGACACAAATGAATTCATTATGATTCATTTGTTTGGTAAAACATCGATGCTTgggtatttacatttttaagtacACAACAAAATGCCAACATACGGCCGCTTTTATCATGCTCACTTTACGATCTCGCCAGTTTCCAGTGATTTCTTTCTGATTATCTTTCTGATAAAACTTCCATTTGTTTGTGAAATGACGGGTTTGTGTGACGTTGTACCAGAGAGGCGTGTTATGAGCGGTTTTAGTGAAGCGCTGTGGATTTTCTGGCCCGATGGTGGAAATGAAGCGTGATTTTGGGCTTGGTGCTACAAGTCTGGGGCTATTAGCCTAGCCTGGCCCGCTGAAAGCCCTGGCTCGCACTGGCCcacagtggaaaagcggctattgATACGCTGCTGTGGTGAAATATTGCCAGAAACCAGTATGGCATATGAAGGACCGTTTTCAAGGTAATGGCACTGAGttcaatgtcatttattactcaaccgaatgccgttctacacccgtaaagatttgttcatcttcagaatgcaaattaagatattttttattaaatccggTGAGGCCTGCAATGCCATTTTTATCCACTAAtgcataaaggtactaaaaacgtatgtaaaacagttaatgtgagttcagtggttcaaccttaatattataaagcaacaaatacttttttaagtacttttttgttattcaactatgccgaggtaaattcaattttcaattctagggcacattTAAGCTTGTCTGaatttattatgaaaaataaaaacaatgtttttgaacatgAAAGCATATTAGaaatgataattaaaaaaatgataagCAATAAAATGTCCAACATAGTTTGTAGTATTATTATATCTTAACTGTCCCTCAAAAAATGGAACTGAATCACAGGGATCCCCAAATTCTTACTGATAAATGAAGGCTAAGTTGGGCATACTGTACTGATATAATACACTCAGAAAAGAGACACTTGGAAATTGTAATGCCCATATTACCTAACCAAGGGTGATACTTTCTTTGATGTTTTTTAAGGAAATGATGGATGAACTAGGATTTTCATGCTGAAAGTGTTTCTTAAGTTATTCTGTAATCCAGGGAAAGTGAATTATCAGTAAGAAAGCAGAAACAATCTCTTAATCTCAAtctctttttttcccttcaCACATTTTCTTCAATGTGCTCTCCACACTCCAGACCACAAGGTGGCGGAAATGCACATTTTACATCGGTTTCCCAAGAGAAAGAGACGCGTTCTGAACTGCTGTTTCAAAACAAACGATTTGCGGCGTTTTTGACgcatcatttttttaaaccgATCATACTTTACAAGTAAAGCCATGCATTCAGAGCATCAAGAAGAGCTGAAGTCTGTAAAAACAGAGTTTACTGAAGATGACAGTGAGAACAGGActgatccagaaccctgcagagTGAACCAAGAGGTGTTTATTCTCCATTATTAATGATGCTGTGAAATTATAAGGTTATAAAACTTAAACAGGTTGTGAGTTAGTGAGCCAGTCGTCATActtaagtaaatgtaaaatatgctCAATAGGAAAAAATGAAAGTAACTAAACCAAAAGTGtcaaaatacaggtaaattttattaaaataaataatggtaCAGATGATTGTATTTCTGCAGTCTCTCTAAGTTTTCTGTTATGAAATGTAGTAAAGgaattgttcatttatttacttaCCCACATGTCATTACAAATCTgtatgaatatgtttttctgcaTACAAGTAAATAATGTTACCTATAACCATAATATTAGCGTTGACACCAATGCATGATAAAGTTCTGTTAATTTCTGGAGGTCTTTTCATCCGGTTAGATACTGATTATGAATCActcaaaatgtatttctttttctaacgTTTAAATTAgaccacattattatattagCCTACACTTTTActttatgaataaattacagctttatgatttttttatgtagCCTACCTTTTTTGTCACTGTGGTTTCCTTACTTCTCTGACGTTTTTAATATTGATAATGCAAAAATAaggaaattgtgtttttttgtttttattttaatcaggttAGTTAAAAGTGTGATTGAATGATGATAATTCAATTGCTCAACAATGTATTTGCTGtaacaatgaaaatatttgaaaaacagttatAAACAAGTAATAATTCAATCCATTACATCTTAATTATTGAGTGTAGCAGAATTCAATGAATGTAAAATTACCATGtcacatatgacacattttatttaatgtgacagaCAAACAAGAGTAACACCAGTGACGCCAGTGTCACTAAATGAGCATTTTAAATTGAAGTGCTCCTTGTGTTGatgctgttattttaaatatagtaatataatgATTTACAAAGATACAACACTTTATATTTGTAAGTTGAGCCTGGGTTAATCTTGATATTATTTCTTAATGTGTAAATTATAGTACAGTAACAGTCAAAAGTATGGACACACTTTCCCATTCCTGTCCAGACATTTAATTTGTACCTTATAGAATATAGTAcgtaaacaaaatataatactTTTGATCACATTTTTGATCACTCAAATATGGTGATGAAACGCTTataatgacatttatttttgttttgtttttaaaaaaatccatgttaatggtttaattgcattttaataatggtaattaatttaatgaataaaaacagtcatattaataattgaaaaaaaaacaaaaaaacatttctattaaATGCCCCCCTCACCTATGTATTTTCTGGTAATCAAATTAACATGCAGGATTTGTATACTTCAGGTGTGATGgttcatatatgtgtgtgtatatatatatatatatgatcgaTATGACctctcatcgtttactactacaaactgataacggtcagataagtatgatttgaaccatgccaatgcaattccactaatgccaacatagttttcgagtctatttaagagaatatattgtgatcaatagtgtcaaatgcagcactaagatccagtaacactaatagagagatacaaccacgatctgatgataagagcaaatcattagtaactctgatgagagcagtctcagtactatggtacggtctaaatcctgactggaaatcctcacagatattatttctttctaaaatggaacatagttgcgatgaaactgccttttctagtatttttgacagaaaagtaatatttgagattggcctataattgactaattctttaggatctagttgtgttttttttaataagaggtttaataatagccagcttaaaagtttttggtacgtatatagtgataaagatgaattaacgatattaagaagaggatctatgacttctggaagcatctctttcaatagcttagaaggtatagggtctaacatacatgtggttgattttgatgatttaacaattcttcctctcctaaagcagtaaatgaaatgaatttttcctcagggacactacaatgcaatgtctgacacgatactgtagtagacggttgcatggttataattttctctctaatattatcaatcttgcaagtaaagaagttcataaagtcattactgctgtgctctttggaaacatcagaagttgaggctttatttcttgttaatttagccactgtatcaaataaatacctagggttgtgtttattttcttctaagagttttgaaaaataggcagatctagcagtttttaaggcctttctgtcagtggtgtaatgtaacgaagtaataatactttgttacagtacttaagtattttttgtgagaatctgtactttacttgagtttttatatttctgtcaacttttacttttactccactacatttcctaaataaattatatacttttactctgatacattttcccaaagcattttcgttacttactacaaaataaagtcggaagaacacagactgcaagcaagcatgtgcaaacaagtGCTCGCACAATCGCGGTTGATTTAATTTTCCGGGTTGCGTCCATTGCTGGAGCGCCTGAGAAGTGCGCTGTCATTACGAGCATAGATTATGAGACATTACGAGAGCGgcctctagaggcgaaataaaaactatcactgatGCCTCGTATGGTTTCTTTTGACACGTGATGTGAGGCTGCGCGCTGCACAGAGCGGGTCACTTCAAAACGACTTTAAAACGGACAACAAAACGGTATGTTATACaatgtacactacagtacatgttttcatatcactataaagtaattagtttgttgactagatgctgcattagtggagaacagtatGTTTGTCGTCGAGGCTGACATTAGTAGTAacctcaagcggttaaaacaatgtgacaaaaaaaaaaaaaacaccaactgtttaatgtcaagattgttaccattcatttgcattattttataactatttgttcgttgttatgcattcattatccggcgaagttgcatatttaaactgtatacAGCGACAGAAGTataacaaatcagaaatgtagcttattaaatttttttatcggcactgtaacacatattttgattagataatcatcaatttttctaaaatagagccaaataatgtgtgaaagtacacatataatagacccatgctatgcctttgtgtgtaaagatggtaatttttaagaacgactgtttggatttatatgaaatagtaacattttacaataagagtacatttgtaacattggttaaggttaataaaagtattgttaatttttgatttcatcatttacattttaacattttaaagttgtctcttgcattagttataatgcactataaattaacatgaacaaatcatcaatgtataattaatatattagtattttttatgtattaaaattacaataaacctttttttttgctccttttgtattttacatttacttgtacttttactttcaatacttaagtacatttaatatcaaaaaaatacttttcatacttaagtacaaaaaatatcacatactttataacttttactcaagtaacattctaaacagcaactttaacttctaccaaagtcattttctggcaagatatctatactttcactcaagtatggtttttgagtactttatacaccactgctttctgtactcaatcattttctctctccacaaaatgcaaaatacttTGTTAaactagttttgttttcttccagctacgctccatttttctggctgcagTTTTTAGGGCCTGAGTCtgctcattgtaccatggcattggagagccaatagtttctgttgcaacatcgaggtcttctaagctgtctgttATGCTAAGgcaatgaaactgatcaggaagattatttataaagcgatctttagtggtagaagtgatggttctaccatatttatggcagggaggcagtttagccgctttgactaaatgtagtatacacgagactagataatgatctgagatgtcgtcactcttctgcagaatttcaacggcatcaatattgattccatgtgacaatattagatctaaagtatgattacgacaatgagtgggccctgacacgtgttgtctaacaccaatagagtttagaatgtctgtaaatgccaatcctaatgagtcttttttattatctacatggatattaaaatcaccaacaacaaggactttatctgcagctagtactaattctgatagaaaatcagcaaattctttaataaagtctgtatggtggcCTGTTgtagtagccag
The window above is part of the Chanodichthys erythropterus isolate Z2021 chromosome 3, ASM2448905v1, whole genome shotgun sequence genome. Proteins encoded here:
- the LOC137017054 gene encoding zinc finger protein 595-like, which gives rise to MHSGHREELKSVKTEFIEDDSENRTDPEPCRVKQEDTEEPRDLIKENEESEELNEVEEKHHVKTEEKSSSFSQTERKFVPRRRAKKNFICPQCGKRFPNKPNLRRHMRVHSGERPYTCDQCGSTFTAAHVLKQHQRIHTGEKPYKCSFCDKRFSRSSHLKRHERIHCRKKPHTCEQCRNNFAQANGLKLYTCPHSEERPFKCDQCSKTFYRAEHLKIHMKVHSKEKPHMCSLCGKSFSQPEYFKMHQKRHSVVKDYMCFDCGKTFITSSILKQHQRIHTGEKPYKCSHCDKRFTLSGHLKSHKRVHSGEKPHTCDQCGKSFQGKGTLKTHMKIHSGEKPHTCDQCGKSFTYAYTLKLHLRSHSGERPFNCDQCGKSFVSSSTLKIHLSVHTKEKPHVCSLCGKSFAHMSGLKVHQKIHSGVKDQMCFDCGKTFTTSSGLKRHQRIHTGEKPYKCSYCEKSFNRSGTLKRHEMVHTGEKPHKCSHCEKSFSLPEYLKKHERIHTGEETYKCPHCDKSFRRSGNLRRHERTHAGETSHT